A region of the Chitinophagaceae bacterium genome:
TCATTTCAAAGTCGAAGTACTTTTTGGTATTCAGCATCATCAGCCCGTCGGCGCCAATGCCAAAGCGACGGTTACAAAGCAGTTTCACTTCTGCGTTGGTAAGCTTGTCATATTTTTCATCGCGGTTATCCAGTATGATGAAATCATTTCCTGTTCCCTGGTATTTGTAAAATTCTATCTTCATTTTATATGCTTGAATCGGCAAGTACCTGTAATGACCGTTTGATCATGTTCTCTACAGCCAGTTCCCCGTTTGCAGAAAATTCCTTAGTGATGCGGTTGGCAACAATGGCGCTCAGGCTCAGGCAATGGTGGCCCAGTGTTTTTCCCAAACCATAAATGGCCGATGTTTCCATTTCAAAATTAGTGATTCGGTGATTGCCAAAACTAAAATTTGTGAGGTTGTTGATCAGTTGCGGGTAACCAAGGCCCAGCCGCAATACCCTTCCCTGCGGCCCGTAAAAACCCGGACAGGTGACCGTGATGCCCTGGTGATAACCGCTGGTGAAATGTTTTAGCAGTGCCGGGCTGGCCATACTGATATAGGGGGCTACTTTTCCATTGCTCAGTTGTGTATGTGTAACGAATGCATGCATGAGTTGCTTTTCTTCCTCGTTATTCTGGATGCGGTAGAAATGCATGAGGTTATCGAGGCCGAGGCCGTGGGTACTGGCCACAAAACTGTCAACCGGTATTTCTTTTTGCAGGGATCCCGACGTGCCAAAGCGGATGATGTTGAGGCAGGTGAGCTTGTCTTTAACAAGCCTTGTATCAAAGTCAATATTCACCAGCGCATCCAGTTCG
Encoded here:
- a CDS encoding nucleoside phosphorylase, encoding MNRIAESELIINDRGAVYHLNCRPEEIATTIITVGDPDRVKEVSKHFDKLECRNNHREFVTHTGLIGKKRISCVSTGIGPDNIDIVLNELDALVNIDFDTRLVKDKLTCLNIIRFGTSGSLQKEIPVDSFVASTHGLGLDNLMHFYRIQNNEEEKQLMHAFVTHTQLSNGKVAPYISMASPALLKHFTSGYHQGITVTCPGFYGPQGRVLRLGLGYPQLINNLTNFSFGNHRITNFEMETSAIYGLGKTLGHHCLSLSAIVANRITKEFSANGELAVENMIKRSLQVLADSSI